The DNA window ACTAATATGCATAAATTTCATTTAACATATGAGAGTGTGTTTTTTCGCAACTTataatttagtttatttttaaaattaataaactcTACGAAACGGAATAATTACTAATCATGTCAGGAttaattgatgagaatcccacgtCGGAAGATAACAGATTTggagtctagtttataagggatGACAAATCTTTTATTATAAACTTGAGTTTTCAATAGGgagttagacccaaacttgCGATGTTAGACTTGGGTCCCCAATCTCATGTGGCAAATATTCTTTCATTCCCTAACCTTATCGTTACACTCGAACTTCCAAAACCAAAAATTCATGTCTTTGCAATACCCTAACCTTATCGTTACACTCGAACTTCCAAAACCAAAAATTCATGTCTTTGCAATACTGAATAGGATTAGTGATCACAaaaccattaattaattattccaAAAGGCTAGCATTAAGAAATAACATTGTACTAGCAAACATTTGGACAGAGTGTTGCCTTAATGTATTGATACTGAAGTCTAGTACATTATTAATCGAAGTCTAGTACATTATTAATCGAGTACACTGCTAAGGGAGTGTAGCcacaagccaaaaaaaaaattgttattcGAGTTCTTGTTGCATCCAATTTTGTAGCATTTGCCAAGCAACTTTCGGctgatccattgaaaccttatgaCCGGCATTAAGAACCTATTACATAAAGAGACTCATCAAAAATCATGCTAAATTTTGTACTAAACTAGGATCTATACATtgattcttctttgttttcgCGATTTTTGTTGAACCGTATGCATCAAAGGATGCATGTACGGTTCCTAAAGGATCGAATTTTATCCTAATCAACCGACTTTATCGAGAAAGATTACTTTTTTTAGGCCAAATAATTAATACCCATCTCGCGAATCAACTTGTTACTCTTATATTATATCTAACTATGGAGACATGGAAGCACAAAGATTGTCAAACCTTGATGAAAGTGAGAGGTCCATAATTTGTGCGGTCTCCTACTGTTTTACCATCAACATGAAATGGAGCAAGTGGTGCTTCGCCAAACTTTTCCTTATCATACCATTCCATTTCCGTGACCCAATTAAAACTTCCTGTTCATAAACAAAAATCCTAAGAATTTAGACAAAGTGTAAGCACAAAAATAAATCGTAAATAGATCATGTATGTTGGAGTAATTGTATGGGCTCGGAAAgtcttgatttcaatttttactAGAGCCAATATCTTTGTAGCTAtacgttgggttttgacccaatttacgtTGTCGTCAGGTGAAAATTTTTGGTGTTTGTAGCCATGACGGCCCGAATTTAGGTCTGgatgttcaaaagacaaatttataCGGTATCATTCTCgattataaaaaaagagagagtatgGATTACCCATCCAGTTGCACATTAGATCCTTTTCTCCATTATAGACGAGGACCTTGATTTTATTCTTAAGTAAGTCTGGAATTTTTGTGTCATATCTCTTCACATAGTCTCTTTGCAATGCTCTAAATATTGTGAAATTCCATGGAACAAATGTTCTGTGCTGAACTCCAAGAGCATCCTGTACTGATTGTGTATTGAGAAACGACTCCATCTTTGAGTAGTCATAATTCAAGGGACCCAAACGGTCAACCCGAATATCAAAAAACTGTACACCACAAAGATACGTTAataatgtttatatatatatatatagaaattctcttatgcaaACGTCTGTAACTTAATAATTTATCCACTccactttttaagtgttttaaaaaatgtaatAGTAAGTGGGACCCATTGCTTTGAGCttcatatgtttcaaatcaatgatgagaTTAACTTACACACCTTAATcttaccattgatttgaaacatgtgggattCAAAACAGTGGGCTCCACTTGTTATTTCAttttgaaaacacttaaaaattAGAGTGCGTAAATTATTAAATTGCGGATGTCCGCATAAAAGAATTTCTATAAATATGTGATTGTCTTGTGATtagtttacatttttatttcctGCAACGTTACGAATCTCTTGAACTATGTCATTACAATCAGTATACGCCCTCTCACAAGCTATTTGATCGCCCATATCTGACAAGAAGCCAAATTGAGCAAAACAAATCAATTTAATCAAGTGATTTAATTGTTATTAACTAGTTTAATTAGGACCCTTGGTCCCTTACACAGGCAAAATGTAATATACAATAATCACTAAAATATACAAAGAGAATATACTGCTTAAAAATAATAAGTTGTACGTACCACAATTTTTTATGGATTCTTCACATTTTGGAACCATTTCTTCCTTTATAAACGAGTACTTTGTTTCAGTAATTAATCCATTGATTTTAGCGAAAAACGGTATCGTTGGTAATTGAATTCCAGCATTCGTAAGTCCATTACCAATAGCAATTCCCTGTAAAACTATAGTTTTGAGCATATATAATGAGAAAACAATATAAAAGATTATCaattgagattaaaaaaaaacatgcctTGAGTTTTATGATAAGACCCTcgttttttttattctcttgcTGAATTTTAGAAGCGAGAGCAGGAACATAGTGTCCCGCATAAGAATTTCCAGTTATGAAAAAATCGTTTCTAACAAAATCACGATACTCCTCAAAGAACTTCTGCGATTTCgatacaaaattaaaaaaaaatatattaacacCATATTTTATCAATCATTGAGAGGAAATAAgataagacaaaagaaaaaccttTAAGAAGTTATATAAATCATTAGTGACACTGGTTAAGTTGTCTCTTATGTCTCTCGCGTCAGTTGAATAACTAAAACCCGTTCCGGTAGGCTGATCAACGTATATAATGTTTGACACCTacatcaacaaaaataaaatttaatattttttggaGAGATTAAAATTTTGAGATATAACATAATGTAGTTTGATGAACTGATTGGTCAATATAagttaaacatatatatatatttaaaaaaaagagcataTTTAATTCATATGCATTTGACCATTTTATGGTAATGAGTCCGGATTAAAATCTTCCTGAACCTACACAAGCATTCAATATTcttccaatatatatatgttcacaaTCCATGTATTGTCCTAGTTTTATTATTGtatatgagaaaaaaattagagaATTTCATGATATTATTACCGTGTCCCATCCATATTCGTTCCATATAAGACTACTTTCTTCTGTGATACGAAATGGACCATTTTCATAAAACAATGCCATACTGCTGCTAGCTCCGGGTCCTCCACTTAACCATAACACAACTGGATCATCATGCTTGTGAATTCGTGatttaaagaaaaagtaaaacatCCTACAAAAAGATAAAGGAGTAGTAAATGATGAAATTTCTGAATGATATTATCTACTAAACCAAAATAGCAATAACTAACATATATTTGTGAAATAAAATTGTGGGGATTTTTTCTGCCCTTGTGGGATCACACCACACCCAAGTTACCACTCAACCTAAATGGTAAGTTGGAAACTCACTCTTCCATCCCATCACCAAGGGGTCATGGGTTTAGCATTGAGAGATACGGGATATCCTGAAATCGGTGAGATTTGATGTGATTGTTGACCTATTTCGGTGAGATTTGATGTGAATGTTGGCCGGCCTATACCATGAGAGACCGGACTAACCGGTGCACAGGTGCCCCacaaa is part of the Tripterygium wilfordii isolate XIE 37 chromosome 7, ASM1340144v1, whole genome shotgun sequence genome and encodes:
- the LOC120002639 gene encoding serine carboxypeptidase-like, translating into MVSTSANICLFLFLVDLFLTSSITEARYGEDNSSASHRPRLKLPSLHTGGPLFEHLCRYSGYFDLPDTGGARMFYFFFKSRIHKHDDPVVLWLSGGPGASSSMALFYENGPFRITEESSLIWNEYGWDTVSNIIYVDQPTGTGFSYSTDARDIRDNLTSVTNDLYNFLKKFFEEYRDFVRNDFFITGNSYAGHYVPALASKIQQENKKNEGLIIKLKGIAIGNGLTNAGIQLPTIPFFAKINGLITETKYSFIKEEMVPKCEESIKNCDMGDQIACERAYTDCNDIVQEIRNVAGNKNFFDIRVDRLGPLNYDYSKMESFLNTQSVQDALGVQHRTFVPWNFTIFRALQRDYVKRYDTKIPDLLKNKIKVLVYNGEKDLMCNWMGSFNWVTEMEWYDKEKFGEAPLAPFHVDGKTVGDRTNYGPLTFIKVLNAGHKVSMDQPKVAWQMLQNWMQQELE